From a region of the Acidobacteriota bacterium genome:
- a CDS encoding AraC family transcriptional regulator, translating to MQAWKLQMRLRGKGILVSTGLEIPVSTTCLSSAEAVCRTDYRPRVGDAIQLCLDWPMIGGGTDLLEGFGSVSAMEIRSGRAFEVHVNFLDCPHLLKNISSEVATPEAHMLETPEILKSLPVEPEAFHYYRRLGRVQDFVLEHYTEPIPLKRAAQVAGMEETYFSDFFSRKVGVPFTRWLSEVRIGRAIELIQGGNHSITFVAHEVGFSNLRTFERAFRKRTGMTPAHYRRLVRPS from the coding sequence TTTCCACCGGCCTGGAAATACCCGTCTCCACCACCTGCTTGAGTTCGGCAGAGGCGGTTTGCCGGACCGACTATCGGCCCCGTGTGGGCGATGCCATCCAGCTTTGCCTGGATTGGCCGATGATCGGGGGCGGGACCGACCTGCTGGAAGGCTTCGGTTCGGTTTCAGCCATGGAAATCCGCTCCGGCCGGGCCTTCGAGGTCCACGTCAACTTCCTCGACTGTCCCCACCTGCTCAAGAACATCTCCTCTGAGGTCGCCACCCCCGAGGCCCACATGCTGGAGACGCCTGAGATCCTCAAGTCGTTGCCGGTGGAGCCTGAAGCCTTTCACTATTACCGCCGTCTGGGAAGAGTCCAGGACTTCGTGCTGGAGCACTACACCGAGCCCATTCCTCTCAAGCGGGCCGCCCAGGTAGCCGGGATGGAAGAAACCTATTTTTCCGACTTCTTCAGCCGCAAAGTGGGGGTTCCCTTCACCCGCTGGCTGAGCGAAGTGCGAATCGGCCGGGCCATCGAACTCATTCAGGGCGGCAACCACTCCATCACCTTTGTGGCCCACGAGGTGGGTTTCTCCAACCTGCGTACCTTCGAGCGCGCCTTCCGCAAACGGACCGGTATGACACCCGCGCACTATCGCCGCCTGGTGCGTCCCAGCTAG